The genomic segment TCCTGGAGCGCGAGCGCGTGCGAGTCCTTGATCCGCATTCGCCGCTGCTCGGGCGAGTCGACGAAGAACAGACCGCCGAAGGACCAGTGCGCCTGACCGCCGATCGCGTGCTCGGGCTCCTGGTCGACGAGGATGACCCGGCGGCCCGCGTCGACGAGCTCCGCGGTCGCCGCGAGTCCGGCGAGCCCTGCCCCGATCACGATCACATCTGCGTCGTACGCCATTGAGGTCGTCCTCCTCGACAGGGGTCCCGGACCGGGTCCGGAGTGGGCCCGCAACGTTACTGGTGGGTCATCTCGCGCTCAGGTCAGATCCTGGATAGCGGAGTGACGGACGTCAACCGACAGGGCGAGGGAGTTCGTCAAGCGAGAGGGCGCGCCGGGTGCGGGGGGCGGCTATCGTCGGCCTGATCCCCTGCCCCCTCCGCTTCGTCTGTCTGGTGCGTGACGTGTCGGTCCTGGTTCTCGTCCTCGCCGTCGGCGCCGCCTGCTGCCTCGGCTTCGGCTTCGTCCTCCAGCAGGACGCGGCGCGCCACGCCCCGCTGGGCGACTTCCTCTCGCCGCGGTTGCTCCTCGACCTGGTGCGGGTGCCGCGGTGGCTCGCCGGGATCGGCCTGATGGTGTGCGGCATGGCCCTCGGCGCGGTCGCCCTCGGGCGCGGGGAGATCTCACTCGTCGAGCCGCTCCTCGCCACGAACCTGCTCTTCGCCCTCGGCCTCTCCCGCTGCCGGACGAAGCAGCCACTGGGCCGCCAGGGCTGGGCGGGGCTCGCGCTGCTCGCGGGCGGCGTCACGGCGTTCATCGTGGCCGGCGAGCCGCGGGGCGGCGAGGCGGTGACCGATCCGGCGCGGCACTGGCTGATCGTCGGCGTGATGGTCGGCGGTGCGCTGCTCCTGACGGCGTACGCGAAGAAGTCCCGCCTCCGCGCCGCGCCCGTGCTGCTCGCGGTCGCGGCCGGGCTGCTGTACGGGGTGCAGGACGCGTTGACGCGGGTCAGCGGGGAGCGGTTCTCCGAGGGCGGGTTCGGGGAGCTG from the Streptomyces venezuelae genome contains:
- a CDS encoding DMT family transporter, whose amino-acid sequence is MSVLVLVLAVGAACCLGFGFVLQQDAARHAPLGDFLSPRLLLDLVRVPRWLAGIGLMVCGMALGAVALGRGEISLVEPLLATNLLFALGLSRCRTKQPLGRQGWAGLALLAGGVTAFIVAGEPRGGEAVTDPARHWLIVGVMVGGALLLTAYAKKSRLRAAPVLLAVAAGLLYGVQDALTRVSGERFSEGGFGELFGGWQPYGVLVLGVVGLVLVQSAFETAPLRMSLPALTATQPLAGIACGVGFLGDRLRADTGALAWEAAGLAAIVVGVVLLGLHPALPGADRVLSVSVRG